In Thermospira aquatica, the following proteins share a genomic window:
- a CDS encoding XRE family transcriptional regulator, which translates to MYLKAIEIGERIKAVRTKKNISREKLGQMIGVSGRTIVNYENGEGLPAAMIFLIAEKLSVDPNWLFTGEGDMFLSPLTTPNGGYTIFDAKNRVIPHKGGETVYLGVLDARVSAGYGIENFEVTVIDEFAIERRLLLPYAPERCKVLQVKGDSMYPTLHEGDWIVVVEGVIDTNGIYVLNRGGQLFVKRLEFRLAQNTLVIKSDNPNYSPEEIHQEKMHEHFSIIGRVILHIHPSR; encoded by the coding sequence ATGTATCTAAAAGCAATTGAAATAGGTGAAAGAATAAAAGCAGTAAGAACAAAAAAAAATATTTCCAGAGAAAAACTTGGACAAATGATTGGGGTATCAGGCAGAACTATTGTTAATTATGAAAATGGTGAAGGTTTACCAGCAGCTATGATATTTCTTATTGCAGAAAAGCTTTCGGTTGACCCTAATTGGCTTTTCACCGGCGAGGGGGATATGTTTCTCTCTCCTCTTACAACTCCTAACGGCGGTTATACGATTTTTGACGCTAAAAATAGAGTCATCCCGCACAAGGGAGGGGAAACGGTCTATCTAGGTGTCTTGGATGCGAGGGTGTCTGCAGGCTATGGGATTGAAAACTTTGAGGTGACGGTTATCGACGAGTTCGCTATCGAGAGGCGGTTGCTTTTGCCTTATGCTCCTGAACGGTGTAAGGTCTTGCAGGTAAAGGGGGATTCTATGTACCCTACGCTCCATGAGGGGGACTGGATTGTCGTTGTGGAAGGGGTCATCGATACGAATGGTATCTATGTCCTGAATAGAGGTGGTCAGCTGTTTGTTAAACGGCTGGAGTTCCGCCTGGCTCAAAACACCCTGGTGATAAAGTCAGACAATCCCAATTACTCTCCTGAGGAGATTCACCAGGAGAAGATGCACGAACACTTCTCTATCATCGGAAGAGTAATTCTGCATATCCATCCAAGCCGTTAA
- a CDS encoding transposase produces MDTVTLRDLSLVWGITTEGVRKRLKKFDIKIFDINGRGRGGIVKVVQFTDLDHQTQREILTFKQQDNPVFISNLTDFQRREATKRYKLLSYIQEQGIGHTQIDRIEYILRNIEQIDIKLAQEFKRLPSVRTVERWFELYRRGGYEALAPRWGKRLGQTKLSEEEKKLFTNEYLQPNGPTIRTLWMRYFLYCKKNNIATANVRDNWTTLTFSDGRTLSYFAVYRYLHRIPYPALVAEREGINAFERKCVPTARRDYESISANEVWESDGHTANTFVINDVFEERRGEIVRPHIVFWKDVKARKLMGFAVDVTENTTMIWDALAISIKNNDGYLPEHILIDNGKAYKNKQSLGINEAFEGLYARLGVDKHFAIPYNPNAKPIESFWRTFDNYFSRTLPGYTGKDNKNVPDITREQRKEGKLLKLSEYIEMLEKFVIMFNDMPHTGHGMSGKSPNEIFAEDMVASRRLTEEDIAVIFLKRKEAKVFRDGIRFMGYYYTDNEGKWAEYQGKKVIIAYNPTDFRSLYVLDKRGRALFKATRVEMANFMFDEVNSEEEYRRLNREKKKVREYRKKIAEITGRRLGKTIDTIAVKDQDSIKSIENTSVKLPWDKTNIH; encoded by the coding sequence ATGGACACAGTAACACTGAGAGATCTCTCGCTCGTCTGGGGGATAACTACAGAAGGTGTCAGAAAGAGGCTCAAAAAGTTTGACATAAAGATTTTTGATATAAATGGTCGTGGTCGAGGGGGCATAGTCAAGGTTGTTCAATTTACCGACCTTGATCATCAGACCCAGAGAGAGATTCTAACATTTAAACAGCAGGACAACCCCGTTTTTATTTCTAACTTAACCGACTTCCAGAGACGGGAGGCAACGAAAAGATACAAACTACTATCATACATACAGGAGCAAGGTATAGGACATACGCAGATTGATCGAATCGAGTATATTCTCAGAAATATTGAGCAAATAGACATTAAACTGGCGCAGGAGTTCAAGCGCCTGCCATCTGTTCGAACGGTTGAGAGGTGGTTTGAACTGTATCGGCGAGGAGGCTATGAAGCCCTGGCACCCCGCTGGGGCAAGAGACTCGGCCAGACAAAACTCAGCGAAGAAGAAAAGAAGCTTTTTACCAATGAATATTTACAGCCCAACGGGCCGACAATTCGAACGCTGTGGATGAGATATTTCCTCTACTGCAAGAAAAACAACATCGCCACCGCTAATGTGAGAGACAACTGGACGACTCTCACATTCAGCGATGGCCGTACCTTGTCGTATTTTGCAGTGTATAGATATCTCCACCGTATACCATATCCTGCACTCGTGGCAGAACGAGAGGGTATAAATGCCTTTGAACGCAAATGTGTACCCACAGCACGTCGAGACTACGAAAGCATCAGTGCCAACGAGGTGTGGGAGTCAGATGGACATACAGCAAATACATTTGTGATCAATGATGTCTTTGAAGAGAGACGAGGCGAGATAGTACGTCCACACATCGTATTCTGGAAAGATGTCAAGGCAAGAAAACTTATGGGTTTTGCTGTTGACGTAACAGAAAACACCACGATGATTTGGGACGCACTTGCCATATCGATAAAAAATAACGACGGCTATCTCCCTGAACACATACTGATAGACAACGGCAAAGCCTACAAAAACAAACAAAGTCTTGGCATTAACGAAGCCTTTGAGGGCTTGTATGCGAGATTGGGTGTAGATAAGCATTTTGCAATTCCTTACAATCCCAACGCCAAGCCCATAGAGTCGTTCTGGCGAACATTTGACAACTACTTTTCTCGCACATTACCCGGCTACACAGGCAAAGACAACAAGAATGTACCGGACATCACACGAGAACAGAGAAAAGAAGGCAAACTCCTCAAGTTATCTGAGTATATCGAGATGCTTGAAAAGTTCGTTATCATGTTCAATGATATGCCGCACACAGGACATGGCATGTCAGGCAAGAGTCCGAACGAAATCTTTGCAGAAGACATGGTTGCTTCAAGACGGCTCACAGAGGAAGATATTGCTGTTATTTTCCTCAAGAGGAAAGAAGCAAAAGTCTTCAGAGACGGGATCCGCTTCATGGGGTATTACTACACCGACAACGAGGGCAAATGGGCAGAATATCAGGGCAAAAAGGTCATCATTGCCTACAATCCGACGGATTTCAGATCTCTCTATGTTCTCGACAAAAGAGGACGAGCACTCTTCAAAGCCACCCGAGTTGAGATGGCAAACTTTATGTTTGACGAAGTGAACTCAGAGGAAGAATACAGAAGACTCAACCGAGAGAAGAAAAAAGTGCGAGAATACCGCAAGAAGATAGCAGAGATTACAGGCAGACGTCTCGGCAAAACCATTGACACCATAGCCGTCAAAGACCAGGACAGCATCAAAAGCATAGAAAATACATCTGTAAAATTGCCATGGGATAAGACAAATATCCATTAA
- a CDS encoding DUF7210 family protein — MKYTTNIKVSYNGEVYNPGEEIEMSQKEAKNLINLGVLTKLEKEQKIEKEQKKE, encoded by the coding sequence ATGAAGTATACAACTAACATAAAAGTAAGCTATAACGGGGAAGTCTATAATCCAGGGGAAGAAATTGAAATGTCTCAAAAAGAGGCAAAAAACTTAATAAATTTAGGAGTTCTCACAAAATTAGAAAAAGAGCAAAAAATAGAAAAAGAGCAAAAAAAAGAATAG
- a CDS encoding host-nuclease inhibitor Gam family protein: MAREKIRREIIPLQTIEDVDNLLLKIARRQIEIERINADAEEKILAIKEEAKARSEKILEEITQMADSIFAYSELNKIKIFTDDKKTIELQWGMFGYRKSTKISTSKVTLQLLKELGFTEAIRIKETVNKEEMRNWDDAKLAAVKAKKVIEDTFWYEVNKEKVLEIEMKKRVVNT, from the coding sequence ATGGCAAGAGAAAAGATCAGAAGAGAAATCATCCCTCTTCAGACGATAGAAGATGTTGACAATCTTTTGCTGAAGATAGCGAGGAGACAGATAGAGATTGAAAGAATCAATGCCGATGCCGAGGAAAAGATTTTAGCAATCAAAGAAGAAGCTAAGGCTAGAAGCGAAAAGATTCTCGAAGAGATAACCCAGATGGCAGATAGTATCTTTGCCTACTCTGAACTGAACAAGATTAAGATTTTCACAGATGACAAAAAGACAATCGAGCTCCAGTGGGGAATGTTCGGGTATAGAAAGTCGACCAAAATTAGTACAAGCAAGGTTACTCTACAACTTTTGAAAGAGCTAGGATTTACAGAAGCTATTAGGATTAAGGAAACGGTCAACAAAGAAGAAATGCGAAACTGGGACGATGCGAAACTTGCCGCTGTTAAGGCCAAAAAAGTGATAGAAGACACTTTCTGGTATGAGGTCAATAAGGAAAAAGTACTCGAAATCGAAATGAAAAAAAGGGTCGTCAATACTTAG
- a CDS encoding AAA family ATPase, giving the protein MTVFEENELTKFRQEVQNFLAEAKRRDPTMSQARLARMSDVSPATLSAVLTGKYAGNIADVTKKILSVIEREKDKQSNEIKKVHFVETSIFHQMCTAMNIAQLDSQIIVFTGDAGIGKTESIRVYLEENPSSILIEADPCYGVMSVLEEIADALGFEAKGRKDKIEREIIRRLKGSNRLIIVDESEYLPSKALDILRRIHDKAGIPLVLVGMPRLVKNIIGTGDKYRQISSRMYHIRLPGINVEDVRLISETVIDDVSEEMVKLLFTLCKANARLLSKILHMAQRIAIYNQMAINTAILKKASEQLMEA; this is encoded by the coding sequence ATGACGGTATTTGAAGAAAACGAACTCACCAAGTTTCGGCAAGAAGTTCAGAATTTCTTAGCCGAAGCAAAACGACGAGATCCGACGATGTCTCAGGCGAGACTCGCACGGATGAGTGATGTATCTCCTGCGACCCTGTCGGCGGTACTTACTGGCAAATATGCCGGCAACATAGCTGATGTAACAAAAAAAATTTTGTCGGTAATTGAGAGGGAGAAGGATAAACAATCCAATGAAATTAAAAAAGTTCATTTTGTTGAGACATCGATATTTCATCAGATGTGCACGGCGATGAATATTGCGCAGCTCGATAGTCAGATCATTGTGTTTACTGGGGATGCAGGGATAGGCAAGACTGAAAGCATCAGAGTTTATCTGGAAGAAAATCCCAGTTCAATACTTATTGAAGCCGATCCCTGCTATGGAGTAATGTCTGTTTTAGAAGAGATAGCGGATGCGCTTGGATTTGAAGCCAAAGGGAGAAAAGACAAAATCGAGAGGGAGATTATTCGTCGTCTCAAGGGTTCTAATAGGCTCATAATAGTAGATGAGTCGGAATATCTGCCATCAAAAGCGCTCGACATCCTACGCCGCATCCATGACAAGGCGGGTATTCCTTTGGTGCTTGTTGGTATGCCTCGTCTGGTGAAAAACATCATCGGGACAGGTGACAAATACCGACAGATCTCATCGAGGATGTACCATATTCGTCTTCCTGGTATTAATGTAGAGGATGTGAGGCTTATAAGTGAGACAGTAATAGATGACGTTTCAGAAGAGATGGTAAAACTTCTGTTCACGCTGTGCAAAGCAAATGCGCGGCTCCTTTCAAAAATCCTCCACATGGCACAACGAATCGCAATCTACAACCAGATGGCGATTAATACAGCTATACTTAAGAAAGCATCCGAACAACTCATGGAGGCATAA